The Pseudodesulfovibrio cashew genomic sequence TTGATCTTGTCGCCCAGGTCGCGAATGACGGGCCAGGAAGGGCCGATGAAGCTCATGGGCCGGTCGCGTTCGGTCACGCGGCGGGCAAAGCGGTAGTTCTCGGAAAAAAAGCCGTAGCCCGGGTGAATCGCGGTGGCTTCGGCCTGGTCTGCCACGGACAGGATGTCTCCGGCATCGAGATAGTTCTGGATACGGTAGAGCGAGCTGTTACCGCCCAGTTTCCGGGCCATATCCACATGGCCGGAGTGTTCATCTTCCTTGGTGTACAGGGCGACGAAGGAGAGGCCTAGTTCATTGCATGCCTCCATGATTCGCACGGCGATTTCGCCCCTGTTGGCTATCAGTACTTTGTTACCTTCTATACTCACTGGAATTTCTCACTTGATCGGTGATGTTTTGAAGCTGCCTTTAATAGCCCTTCTTGTCTCTTCTGGCAAATTTTTGAAAACACGCTTTTTTCAGCGATATCGGTGTATTAACATGAAACAGACGTTTAAATTTGTTAAGGAAAGACATTTACGGCAAATCGAAAATCCAACAAATTTGCATGTGGTGAATCAAAGAAGTTCCCACAATTGGCAATGCATGTCGGGCAAACTGGGATTGTCGATTGATGTGTTTCCCAAGCTTTAAAATGGGGCGTGCTCTCTGGATTAGTCGGAAGGTTCGTCGTGATGCGCTATTTTTTCTCGTGCGTGAAGACCCCATCCCATTCGGCTTCCGGGGGATTTGCTTCCAGCAGGCGGCACCGGTCCATATATAAGGCGTATAGCAGTGGCTCGGTGCCAAGGCCATCCAATTCCTTGAAGGCTTGGTGGGCTTCGGTGAAGCGTTTTTGTCTATAGAGGTTGAGGGCCTCTTCGTAGCGGGCCAGTTCTTCCGCTCTATTGGCGGCGCTATCTTCGGAGTAGACGGTGTAGATGGTGACGGGCTCACGCTTGCCCTTGACCCGCACCGAGTCGAGGACACGGAAACGGTATCCGCCGGAGCAGGCGTCAACTATTGATTGGCTGACGATCAGCTTTTGTCCGTAGAATTTGGTCAGTCCCTCCAGCCGAGAGGCCAGGTTCACGCTGTCGCCGATGATGGTGTAGTCGAAGAGATGCTCGGATCCCATGTTTCCAACACGGACAGGACCGCTGTGCAGGCCAATGCCTATCCGGATAGAGAATCCGTATTTTCCCCTGAAAATTTCATTAAGGGTTTCGAGTCGCTCAAGCTGAGCAAAGGCTGCTGTCAGCCCTTTTTCCTGGTGGTTTTCAGTGTCCAGTGGGGCATTCCAGAAGGCCATGATAGCGTCACCGATAAACTTGTCCAGGGTGCCTTCGTAATCGGTAATGATAGTGGTCATCGGGGTAAGGTAATCATGCAGCAGATCGGTGACCTGTGCAGGGGTGAGTTTCTCGGACAAGGCTGTGAAACCGCGGATGTCGGAGAATTGGATGGTCACTTCCTTTTCCTGCCCTTCCAGTGTGAGAGCATCGGGCCGTTCCATGATCTGGGAGATAACCGACGGCGCGAGATAGTGGGCGAAGGCACCGTGGATGAAGCGTTTGGCCCGCTCCTCGCGCCAGAACTTGGCGCCCATGACCAGGGTGAAGGTCAGGATAAGGTTGAAGAAGGCATAGACTGGCGAAACATACAGCAGATGTTTGGTATAGAAGTAGACTGAGCCGTACCAGATGCCCGCCCCCATGATTACCAGCGGAACCGCCATCCACGCCGCTCCGGTCCAGAGTAGAAGCAGGGTGGTAAGCAGTCCGGCCGCAGCCATGGCGCTGAACTCCAGACCGATGCCCCAGTCGGGCTTTTTCAGGAATTGTTTGGACAGGATGTTGTCCACGATGGTTGCGTGTGCCTCCACCCCGGGAAAGCTGGGGTCCAGCGGAGTGGCGCGGATGTCCTTGAGGCCTGAGGCTGAAGTGCCGACGAAGACTATCCTGCCTTTCAAGGCATCCAACTTGAGCCTCCCGCCCAGGACGTCTGCGGCGCTGATGTATTCGAAGGTCCGGGAAGGGCCACGGTAGTTGATCAGCATGCGTCCCTGCATGTCGGTGGGGATGGTAATGTCGCCCAGGCGGAGAGACTCCACCCCGTTGGTCGACATCTTCAGCAGCAGGGTTTCCTCACCCGTGGCCTGCATGATCGCGGCCAGCGCCAGGGAAGGATAGAGCTTTTCGTTCCAACTGAAGAGCAGCGGAACGCGGCGGTAGATGGAGTCATGATCCGCGCCGATGGTGATGAAGCCGACTTTGGGTGCCGCCATGGCCAGCGTAGACAGGGGACAGATGACTTCATCCGCTTTCAGGAGGGCCTGGTGTGGTGAGGGAGCGTCTTTTGGCCGGTGTGTCGCCACATTGGCTGGAGGAATGAAGCACTCCCGTCCCAGATCCGTGAAATCGATGGTACTGTTCACATCCCGGGATAGAAAATCGATGCCGAGGATGAAGGGGCCGGTCCTGAGGTTGTCCGCAAGCAGCTTATCGTTGTCTTCCAAGGCCGGAGGGAGTCCGCCGATATTGATGTCGACTTTCAGTTCTTTTTTTAGCTGTCGACGGATGATCTTGGGCGAAGTCTTGTCCGGCTCGACAAAAATGATATCCGTGGCAACGGCGGCCGCCCCATATCCCTGCAACAGCTTGAGCAGCATGGCTACCCTGTAACGGGGCCACGGCCATTGTCCGAGGATTGCCAGGCTTTTTTCATCAATATCGACTATCACGGGGACATCTGTGGACTTGTCCGAATGGTACAGGTTCATGAAGCTGTCATAGGCCTTGTAGTCGAGATATCTTATGAATGACGGCTGTTCCTTGAAGAGTGCCGACATGAGCAGGGTGGCGGCCAGCCCTATGCACAGGAGCAGGAGGCGGTCTTTGTCGAGCTGTTTTATCATGTTCAGGACACCGTTGGATGGGCTGAATGTCGAAGCGTAGCAATGCCATGCCGATAATGTAGTAATATTTTTGATGAAAATAACATGGCTGTTGCTAATCGTCCGTTTTTTTACTAATGTATGTACGCTAAAAGGCGGGCGTTCTTCTAATCGATTGAAATTGTTGCCGATGGATCAACGCCTCCTGCTATGTACATACACATGGGAGTAAGCTTTGAAAAGGCTGTTTGCATATACCGTCGCCGGACTTGCCGTTCTGGCCGTCGTTCTTCTGGGACCAGGGGCTTCATTTGCGCAGGAACGCAATCTCGATCTTGACGCGCTGTTGGAAGAGCTTGTCCAAACGCATGACCGTATCAAGGCTTCGGAATCCCAGCTTGAATCCATGCGTCACCAGTACGAGGGGACACGCGGCGGCTGGATGCCGAGTGTGGATCTGAGCGCTGAGGGCGGCCAGGAGAATATCAGCAAACCCAGAGAATCGGAAACGCAGATGTCGCGCAACGAGCAGACTCTGAGCGCCCGGCAGCTCCTCTACGATTTCGGCGGGGTTTCCGGTAAGATCGATTCCGCCGCCGGGCGTGTTGGGGAGTCCGAGTCCCGTCT encodes the following:
- a CDS encoding CHASE2 domain-containing protein, whose translation is MIKQLDKDRLLLLCIGLAATLLMSALFKEQPSFIRYLDYKAYDSFMNLYHSDKSTDVPVIVDIDEKSLAILGQWPWPRYRVAMLLKLLQGYGAAAVATDIIFVEPDKTSPKIIRRQLKKELKVDINIGGLPPALEDNDKLLADNLRTGPFILGIDFLSRDVNSTIDFTDLGRECFIPPANVATHRPKDAPSPHQALLKADEVICPLSTLAMAAPKVGFITIGADHDSIYRRVPLLFSWNEKLYPSLALAAIMQATGEETLLLKMSTNGVESLRLGDITIPTDMQGRMLINYRGPSRTFEYISAADVLGGRLKLDALKGRIVFVGTSASGLKDIRATPLDPSFPGVEAHATIVDNILSKQFLKKPDWGIGLEFSAMAAAGLLTTLLLLWTGAAWMAVPLVIMGAGIWYGSVYFYTKHLLYVSPVYAFFNLILTFTLVMGAKFWREERAKRFIHGAFAHYLAPSVISQIMERPDALTLEGQEKEVTIQFSDIRGFTALSEKLTPAQVTDLLHDYLTPMTTIITDYEGTLDKFIGDAIMAFWNAPLDTENHQEKGLTAAFAQLERLETLNEIFRGKYGFSIRIGIGLHSGPVRVGNMGSEHLFDYTIIGDSVNLASRLEGLTKFYGQKLIVSQSIVDACSGGYRFRVLDSVRVKGKREPVTIYTVYSEDSAANRAEELARYEEALNLYRQKRFTEAHQAFKELDGLGTEPLLYALYMDRCRLLEANPPEAEWDGVFTHEKK